Proteins encoded by one window of Desulfovibrio ferrophilus:
- a CDS encoding 4Fe-4S dicluster domain-containing protein: MRQLSIMVDLDRCIGCKTCIVACRNHHDIIDHENDQPGAIPNYLRVESKLEGTFPSLQEDYWVVMCQHCKKTPCAKVCEVGAITKDEQTGIVLIDQEKCNGCGECIDKCPYKVIQFNKQNNYAHKCNMCYDRVTHGLDPVCVDVCLTDALSFGEKEILLMQAEADGKQVIKKMSTQSIIYTKTP, translated from the coding sequence ATGAGACAGCTCAGCATAATGGTGGATCTCGATCGCTGCATCGGGTGCAAGACCTGCATCGTGGCCTGCCGCAACCACCACGACATCATCGATCACGAAAACGATCAACCCGGTGCCATTCCAAACTACCTCCGGGTGGAAAGCAAACTTGAGGGAACTTTCCCCTCGTTGCAGGAAGACTATTGGGTGGTCATGTGCCAGCACTGCAAGAAGACCCCCTGTGCCAAGGTCTGTGAAGTCGGTGCCATCACCAAGGATGAGCAGACCGGCATCGTCCTCATCGACCAGGAAAAGTGCAACGGCTGTGGCGAATGCATCGACAAGTGCCCTTACAAAGTCATCCAATTCAACAAACAGAACAATTACGCGCACAAGTGCAACATGTGCTACGATCGCGTGACCCACGGCCTGGACCCCGTCTGTGTGGACGTCTGCCTGACCGATGCCTTGAGCTTCGGTGAAAAGGAGATCCTGCTGATGCAGGCCGAGGCCGACGGCAAACAGGTGATCAAAAAAATGAGCACCCAGTCCATCATCTACACCAAGACTCCCTAA
- a CDS encoding molybdopterin-containing oxidoreductase family protein: MYEDGWIPTVCYQCKAECAILARVEDGVVKEVKGNPRGRGKACVKGMAGITSLYSSERLKYPMKRVGERGSGKFERITWDEAMGIMETKLTELRDRGEAHKFTYSMFPHSVTDPKWRFVNACGGFISTGLPHCDSAKIMAHMHTFGCFPNHHIAPMYNTVPKGGLMILSGRHPFGCLDDACVPKHILDAKARGAKLIVIDPIYRTEASKADWWIPIKPGGDASLFLGVCNYLLANDLHDKEFCDKWVREGDMESLKAYIADKTPQAMSKICGVPAADIEKLAKMVAEAPSACIDAFKSIMYGNGMDWGHAWSTFLVITGNLDNPGGQPLPEIAPMAPVEPVPAGPDLGELGYHRTGKNREKFDNYNFFLEPTWYAAQAIKDDGLKVFFASECNPALSEMGSGEWRKAVTMKDENGDYKLELLVVTEIMPSETMKWADLVLPDQTNFERWELLYMPWWYNFGHGTALCQPVVEPIGEARHANRVFIELGKRMFPEYFAFKDDVEYYDIELAGVGMSVKKLQENGGLWSPGTAGFRKYEDQGKFNTPSGKIELEWQMYKDIGQEWPSPELPLEYRRGEEEFPFILVNFRTIFLNNTGAWSQNNAQLRDPASGLDANPCLLNPIDAKKLGIADGDTVTMESGSGKVEVPIMLTEKIIPGCAGIIHGFGQTMGKVASRGNWIGDNELIADAGSTLDEQDMRGGEAHVSTRVKIYK, from the coding sequence ATGTATGAAGATGGGTGGATTCCAACTGTTTGCTATCAGTGCAAGGCTGAATGCGCCATTCTGGCCCGCGTGGAAGACGGCGTCGTCAAGGAAGTGAAAGGCAATCCCCGGGGTCGCGGCAAGGCCTGCGTCAAGGGCATGGCCGGTATCACTTCGTTATATTCCTCGGAGCGGCTCAAATACCCCATGAAGCGTGTCGGTGAACGTGGAAGCGGCAAGTTCGAACGCATCACCTGGGACGAAGCCATGGGCATCATGGAAACCAAACTGACCGAACTCCGTGACCGTGGCGAGGCCCACAAGTTCACCTATTCCATGTTCCCTCATTCAGTCACCGATCCCAAATGGCGATTTGTGAACGCTTGCGGAGGTTTCATTTCCACGGGTCTGCCGCATTGTGACTCGGCCAAGATCATGGCCCACATGCACACTTTTGGCTGCTTCCCCAACCACCATATCGCCCCCATGTACAATACCGTACCCAAGGGTGGCCTGATGATTCTGTCCGGTCGTCACCCCTTCGGCTGTCTGGATGATGCCTGTGTGCCCAAACACATCCTTGATGCCAAGGCACGTGGAGCCAAGCTCATCGTCATCGATCCCATCTACCGCACCGAAGCCTCCAAGGCCGACTGGTGGATTCCCATCAAGCCCGGCGGAGATGCGTCCCTGTTCCTGGGCGTCTGCAACTATCTGCTGGCCAATGACCTGCACGACAAGGAGTTCTGCGACAAATGGGTTCGTGAAGGAGACATGGAGAGCCTGAAGGCATACATCGCCGACAAGACCCCCCAGGCCATGAGCAAGATCTGTGGCGTTCCGGCTGCGGACATCGAGAAACTGGCAAAGATGGTCGCAGAAGCACCCAGCGCCTGCATCGATGCCTTCAAGTCCATCATGTACGGCAACGGCATGGACTGGGGCCACGCATGGTCAACCTTCCTCGTCATCACCGGCAACCTGGACAACCCCGGTGGGCAGCCTCTGCCGGAAATCGCTCCCATGGCTCCGGTCGAACCCGTGCCCGCTGGCCCCGACCTTGGGGAACTGGGCTACCACCGCACAGGCAAGAACCGCGAGAAGTTCGACAATTACAACTTCTTCCTGGAGCCCACATGGTACGCAGCCCAGGCCATCAAGGACGACGGGCTCAAGGTCTTCTTCGCCTCGGAGTGCAACCCTGCCCTGTCGGAAATGGGTTCGGGCGAGTGGCGCAAGGCCGTGACCATGAAGGACGAGAATGGCGACTACAAACTTGAGCTGCTTGTGGTCACGGAAATCATGCCGTCGGAGACCATGAAATGGGCCGACCTCGTATTGCCCGACCAGACCAATTTCGAGCGTTGGGAATTGCTGTATATGCCCTGGTGGTACAACTTCGGTCACGGCACTGCCCTGTGCCAGCCCGTAGTCGAACCCATTGGCGAGGCACGCCATGCCAACAGGGTCTTCATCGAGCTTGGCAAGCGCATGTTCCCGGAATACTTCGCCTTCAAGGACGACGTCGAGTACTATGATATCGAACTCGCCGGTGTGGGCATGTCCGTGAAGAAGCTTCAGGAGAACGGTGGCCTGTGGTCCCCCGGCACTGCTGGCTTCCGCAAGTACGAGGATCAGGGCAAGTTCAACACCCCTTCCGGCAAAATCGAGCTGGAATGGCAGATGTACAAAGACATCGGGCAAGAGTGGCCCAGCCCTGAGCTGCCTCTGGAATATCGCCGAGGTGAAGAGGAATTCCCATTCATTCTGGTCAACTTCAGGACCATCTTCCTCAACAACACCGGAGCCTGGTCCCAAAACAACGCCCAACTCCGCGACCCGGCCTCTGGCCTGGACGCCAACCCCTGCCTGCTGAATCCCATCGACGCCAAGAAGCTGGGCATTGCAGACGGCGATACGGTGACCATGGAATCCGGCAGCGGCAAGGTCGAAGTCCCCATCATGCTCACGGAAAAGATCATCCCTGGTTGTGCTGGCATCATCCACGGCTTTGGCCAGACCATGGGCAAGGTAGCCTCACGCGGCAACTGGATCGGCGATAACGAGCTGATCGCCGATGCAGGCTCCACCCTGGACGAACAGGACATGCGCGGTGGCGAAGCTCACGTTTCCACCCGGGTCAAGATCTACAAATAA
- a CDS encoding formate/nitrite transporter family protein, protein MPLNSEEHILGVADLCSKKWEMLRDRPLAFLLSAFAGGAFVCFGAMLALAVSAGVPQNLAPGLANLLMGLVFMFSLVIIMFSGMTLVTADMAYGLVGVFQSRISWGQFALGVFAGYVGNFTGSMSFMWIMSKGGGYHALPWLMRAHDIGLAKTGETAMEIFVMGIICTWTLQSAAILFMKTNDDMSKIMLTAYGPLAFVAGMNEHCIANIGFLAVPLFQQDLWIEAVSNMNEITPVLMHWGFGKFGWAHNQLFTVMGNAIGGTLFVAVIFQLVVDPLKLKELYRKRRMQTAPDKHT, encoded by the coding sequence ATGCCGTTGAATTCAGAGGAACATATTCTGGGGGTCGCGGACCTCTGTTCCAAAAAATGGGAAATGCTCAGGGACAGACCCCTTGCTTTCCTGCTTTCAGCATTCGCAGGAGGTGCATTTGTCTGCTTCGGGGCCATGCTCGCTTTGGCCGTATCAGCCGGGGTCCCGCAAAATCTGGCACCGGGGCTGGCCAATCTGCTCATGGGGCTGGTGTTCATGTTCTCGCTGGTCATCATCATGTTCAGTGGCATGACACTGGTCACCGCTGACATGGCCTACGGTCTGGTCGGCGTGTTTCAAAGCCGGATATCCTGGGGACAATTCGCTCTGGGCGTATTTGCCGGTTATGTCGGCAATTTCACCGGTTCCATGAGCTTCATGTGGATCATGAGTAAGGGGGGGGGCTACCACGCCTTGCCCTGGCTTATGCGCGCACACGATATCGGCCTGGCAAAGACTGGTGAAACCGCCATGGAAATATTCGTCATGGGCATCATCTGCACTTGGACGCTCCAATCCGCAGCCATCCTTTTCATGAAAACCAACGACGACATGAGCAAGATCATGCTGACGGCCTACGGTCCTCTGGCCTTTGTCGCCGGCATGAATGAGCACTGTATTGCCAACATCGGCTTTCTGGCGGTGCCACTGTTCCAGCAGGACCTGTGGATTGAGGCCGTCTCGAACATGAACGAAATAACGCCCGTGCTGATGCATTGGGGATTCGGAAAATTCGGATGGGCACACAACCAGCTGTTTACTGTCATGGGCAACGCCATCGGTGGAACCCTCTTCGTGGCCGTCATTTTTCAGCTTGTGGTCGACCCGCTCAAACTCAAGGAATTGTACCGCAAACGCCGGATGCAGACCGCACCGGACAAACACACCTAA